From a region of the Lactuca sativa cultivar Salinas chromosome 4, Lsat_Salinas_v11, whole genome shotgun sequence genome:
- the LOC111896466 gene encoding F-box/FBD/LRR-repeat protein At1g13570 — protein sequence MKAQSQNSDRISALPQDTTEKILTLMPLRHAIRTSILSKKWRYCWTRIPKLVFDDNLVNLSSRSGNKELDKYKLVNAVFHILLLHRAPISELCINIANVGIDNEIDKIIVHLSWSKNIKKFILEITSIGEYYKLPCSFFSFQGWEHLDLSFCKIELPLMFNGFNMLKSLVFNEVKMTAKVLIKFLTNCPLLEEFTSTPHAQTCFTETTFVELFKCLPSIQVLEISRLCIKHLAGSIPRKLPISLPHLRIVVLSVCLLGLSAVLCVISSSPNLEKIELEICDHQRRCSALITFKIIQAYSGINLHHLKEMEITCFRDLFTWMEFVKLVMAKSPVLKKARVELDTSVSVDPENKMLRGLLLLPFPRASPAAKFIIERP from the exons ATGAAGGCTCAAAGCCAAAATTCGGATAGAATCAGCGCTCTCCCTCAAGATACAACTGAAAAAATTCTGACTCTTATGCCATTGCGACATGCAATTAGGACAAGCATTTTGTCAAAGAAATGGAGGTATTGTTGGACCAGAATTCCGAAACTTGTATTTGATGATAACCTGGTTAATTTATCATCTAGATCTGGTAACAAAGAACTCGATAAATATAAGCTTGTCAATGCCGTCTTCCACATTTTATTGCTACACAGGGCTCCGATATCGGAACTCTGTATTAATATTGCTAATGTTGGAATTGATAATGAGATTGACAAGATAATAGTTCATCTTTCATGGAGCAAAAATATCAAGAAATTCATTTTGGAGATTACTTCAATCGGTGAATATTACAAGCTACCGTGTTCATTCTTTTCATTCCAAGGATGGGAACACCTGGACCTCAGTTTTTGTAAAATTGAGCTTCCATTAATGTTTAATGGATTTAATATGTTGAAGAGCCTGGTGTTTAATGAGGTTAAGATGACTGCCAAAGTGCTTATTAAATTTCTTACCAATTGCCCACTACTTGAGGAATTTACCTCG ACTCCACATGCTCAAACATGCTTTACCGAGACTACATTTGTTGAGCTGTTTAAATGTTTACCTTCAATTCAGGTTCTGGAAATCTCGCGGTTGTGTATCAAG CACTTAGCTGGATCTATACCACGTAAGCTCCCCATTTCACTACCCCACTTGAGAATAGTTGTTCTTAGTGTTTGTCTTCTTGGGCTTTCGGCTGTTCTGTGCGTGATCAGCAGCTCTCCAAATTTGGAGAAGATTGAATTGGAG ATATGTGACCATCAACGGAGGTGTAGTGCTCTTATAACTTTCAAGATTATTCAAGCTTATTCGGGCATCAACTTGCATCATCTTAAAGAAATGGAGATAACATGTTTCCGTGACCTTTTTACTTGGATGGAGTTTGTGAAGCTCGTCATGGCTAAGTCACCTGTGCTAAAGAAAGCAAGAGTAGAGCTCGATACATCTGTTTCTGTTGATCCAGAAAATAAGATGCTTCGAGGTTTGCTATTACTGCCGTTTCCACGTGCATCGCCTGCAGCAAAATTCATTATCGAACGTCCTTAA